The following coding sequences are from one Lolium rigidum isolate FL_2022 chromosome 6, APGP_CSIRO_Lrig_0.1, whole genome shotgun sequence window:
- the LOC124665183 gene encoding bidirectional sugar transporter SWEET1a-like — translation MEHVARFFFGVCGNVIALFLFLSPVVTFWRIIKRKSTEDFSGVPYNMTLLNCLLSAWYGLPFVSPNNILVTTINGTGSAIEIIYVVIFLIYAERKSRHRMLGLLGVVTTIFTTVVLVSLLALHGKGRKVFCGLAATVFSICMYASPLSIMRLVVKTKSVEFMPFLLSLSVFLCGTSWFIYGLLGLDPFIYIPNGCGSFLGLVQLILYAIYRKNKGPAAAPAGKGDPAETVDEVEDAKKAAATVEMAEAKIKVADTVAADEAAVAAQV, via the exons ATGGAGCATGTTGCGAGGTTCTTCTTCGGGGTCTGCG GCAATGTCATTGCTCTGTTCCTCTTCCTGTCTCCGGT GGTCACCTTCTGGAGGATCATCAAGAGGAAATCGACGGAGGACTTCTCCGGCGTGCCATACAACATGACGCTGCTCAACTGCCTCCTATCGGCATG GTACGGTCTGCCGTTCGTGTCCCCGAACAACATCCTGGTGACGACGATCAACGGGACGGGGTCGGCGATCGAGATCATCTACGTGGTGATCTTCCTCATCTACGCGGAGCGCAAGTCCAGGCACCGGATGCTGGGACTCCTGGGCGTCGTCACCACCATCTTCACCACGGTGGTGCTGGTCTCCCTGCTGGCGCTCCACGGCAAGGGCCGCAAGGTCTTCTGCGGCCTCGCCGccaccgtcttctccatctgcatgTACGCGTCGCCGCTCTCCATCATG AGGCTGGTGGTGAAGACGAAGAGCGTGGAGTTCATGCCGTTCCTGCTGTCCCTCTCCGTCTTCCTCTGCGGCACCTCATGGTTCATCTACGGCTTGCTCGGCCTCGACCCATTTATCTAC ATCCCCAACGGGTGCGGGAGCTTCCTGGGCCTGGTGCAGCTCATCCTCTACGCCATCTACCGGAAGAACAAAGGCCCCGCCGCCGCACCAGCCGGCAAGGGTGACCCCGCAGAAACGgtcgacgaggtggaggacgccaAGAAAGCAGCCGCCACGGTGGAGATGGCAGAGGCCAAGATCAAGGTCGCCGACACTGTCGCCGCCGACGAGGCGGCCGTCGCAGCCCAGGTGTAG